The following proteins are co-located in the Vespa velutina chromosome 20, iVesVel2.1, whole genome shotgun sequence genome:
- the LOC124956072 gene encoding bolA-like protein 3, with protein sequence MRKTTKTKVFQLLSRVWNGPNGALAGKQAEQKMISLLRNKFPKARLIEVTDVSGGCGAMFEINVIAPEFKGLNTVKQHRIINEVGMEITTVLKEEIKDMHGIRIYTSIPDT encoded by the exons ATGAGGAAGACGACTAAAACGAAAGTGTTTCAGTTACTGTCACGAGTGTGGAATGGACCAAATGGTGCGCTTGCAGGGAAGCAGGCAGaacaaaaaatgatttctttgtTACGGAACAAGTTTCCTAAAGCTCGTCTTATAGAAGTAACAGACGTTTctg gTGGCTGCGGTGCTATGtttgaaataaatgttattgcGCCGGAATTCAAGGGTTTAAACACAGTTAAACAGCATCGAATTATAAACGAGGTAGGAATGGAGATTACGAcg GTActtaaagaagaaatcaaagaTATGCATGGTATACGAATATACACGAGTATACCGGATACATAA